In Solidesulfovibrio fructosivorans JJ], a genomic segment contains:
- a CDS encoding ATP-binding protein — MKRKIIEIDEALCNGCGQCVTGCAEGALAIVDGKARIVADHFCDGLGACIGHCPTGALQIIEREAPDFDEKAALAHVAAMEGKKMSGGCPSGQPLTLTPCQQANIPTGRTPVAGSALSSWPIKLRLVPPTAPFLKGARLLLTSDCVPPAFPAFHSAFLPGRVALLGCPKFDDVQAYVDKLTAIVRENAVADITVLQMDVPCCSGMARIAAMTVAASGRDIPVTRVVVGRRGGIVSMGPVSEKGSARGITL, encoded by the coding sequence ATGAAACGTAAAATCATCGAAATCGACGAGGCCTTGTGCAACGGCTGCGGCCAGTGCGTGACGGGCTGCGCCGAGGGGGCGCTCGCCATCGTGGACGGCAAGGCGCGGATCGTGGCCGACCACTTCTGCGACGGCCTGGGCGCCTGCATCGGCCACTGCCCGACCGGAGCGTTGCAGATCATCGAACGGGAAGCCCCGGATTTCGATGAAAAGGCCGCGCTTGCCCATGTGGCCGCCATGGAAGGCAAAAAAATGTCCGGCGGTTGCCCTTCGGGGCAGCCCCTGACCCTGACGCCCTGCCAGCAGGCCAACATCCCGACTGGGCGGACGCCGGTCGCCGGCTCGGCCCTGTCCAGCTGGCCGATCAAGCTGCGGCTCGTGCCGCCTACGGCCCCGTTTCTAAAGGGCGCGCGCTTGCTTCTTACCTCGGACTGCGTGCCGCCGGCCTTTCCCGCCTTCCACAGCGCTTTTCTGCCCGGCCGGGTGGCGCTGCTCGGCTGTCCGAAGTTCGATGACGTCCAGGCCTATGTGGACAAGTTGACGGCCATCGTGCGCGAAAACGCCGTTGCGGACATCACCGTGCTCCAGATGGATGTGCCCTGCTGCTCGGGCATGGCCCGCATCGCGGCCATGACCGTGGCCGCCTCGGGCCGGGACATCCCCGTCACCCGGGTGGTGGTCGGCAGGCGGGGCGGGATCGTGTCCATGGGACCGGTTTCCGAAAAGGGATCCGCGCGGGGGATAACCCTTTAA
- a CDS encoding cupin domain-containing protein yields the protein MKKINIFEEGPFKDTGYGMLWVHDSADFRIINFNFKAGQTLPVHNHEVDGELSIVVLEGEGEFLGADDATSPAKAGDVVVCPIAMPHGIRAITDMRVLVTIAPPP from the coding sequence ATGAAGAAAATCAACATCTTCGAGGAAGGTCCGTTCAAGGATACGGGGTACGGCATGCTGTGGGTTCATGATTCGGCCGACTTTCGCATCATTAACTTCAACTTCAAGGCCGGCCAGACCCTGCCCGTGCACAACCATGAAGTGGACGGCGAACTGTCCATCGTGGTGCTCGAAGGCGAAGGGGAATTTCTCGGGGCCGATGATGCGACGTCGCCGGCCAAGGCGGGCGACGTGGTGGTGTGCCCCATCGCCATGCCCCATGGCATTCGCGCCATCACCGACATGCGCGTGTTGGTGACCATCGCGCCGCCCCCATAA
- a CDS encoding DUF1501 domain-containing protein — protein MRRREALRFLAMLGAAGLACPTGIFAARGKKGRGAKKKAQPVWRAGKQLVVLLLQGGPDGLSVVAPTGDPLYRYLRPTLALPADCGGLDLGDGFLLHPALADVAPFFGQKKLALIPACGLPGVRPQHAAAVAAFARGTAAGGSGRTGWLGRLAVALGGGKGQMLVACRGDVYDGAPHYNMIAPGRGPRLPGLPVEDQTLFDAAGQLFSGKEPLAKAFAAGRNERREVLAKLLAEARRAAAGAIPAPAFPDFAERFGRELARRRDAALAYLAIGGFDTHSCQGVAKGYLADRLRETGQGLANMVKALGRHADDTVIVALGEFGRTARENGFGGTDNGQGGVMLALGGPVAGGRLYGDWPGLAGHRLAGGHDIPVATDWRDVIAGIAVRHLGLPESRLGDVFPGYKLAKDGPKIVA, from the coding sequence GTGCGACGACGCGAGGCGCTGCGGTTTCTGGCCATGCTGGGCGCGGCCGGGCTGGCTTGTCCGACTGGGATTTTTGCCGCGCGCGGCAAGAAAGGGCGCGGGGCCAAGAAGAAGGCCCAGCCGGTCTGGCGCGCCGGCAAGCAGTTGGTGGTGCTGCTGCTCCAGGGCGGTCCCGACGGCCTGTCCGTCGTCGCGCCGACGGGCGATCCCCTGTACCGCTATCTGCGCCCGACCCTGGCCCTGCCGGCCGATTGCGGCGGGCTGGACCTGGGAGACGGCTTCCTGCTGCATCCGGCCCTGGCCGATGTGGCCCCGTTTTTCGGCCAAAAGAAGTTGGCCCTGATTCCGGCCTGCGGCCTGCCCGGCGTCAGGCCGCAACATGCTGCGGCGGTGGCCGCCTTTGCCCGGGGCACGGCCGCAGGCGGCTCCGGCCGCACCGGTTGGCTCGGCCGGCTGGCCGTGGCCCTTGGCGGCGGCAAGGGGCAGATGCTCGTCGCCTGCCGGGGCGACGTGTACGACGGCGCGCCCCATTACAACATGATCGCCCCGGGGCGCGGCCCACGCCTGCCCGGCCTGCCGGTGGAGGACCAGACCCTTTTCGATGCGGCGGGACAGCTTTTTTCCGGCAAGGAACCCCTGGCCAAGGCCTTTGCGGCCGGCCGGAACGAGCGCAGGGAAGTGCTGGCCAAGTTGTTGGCCGAGGCGCGCCGGGCGGCGGCCGGGGCCATCCCCGCGCCCGCTTTCCCGGATTTCGCCGAGCGTTTCGGCCGCGAACTGGCGCGCCGGCGCGACGCGGCTCTGGCCTATCTGGCCATCGGAGGCTTCGACACCCATTCCTGCCAGGGCGTGGCCAAGGGCTATCTGGCCGATCGGCTGCGCGAGACGGGTCAGGGCTTGGCCAATATGGTGAAGGCCCTCGGCAGGCATGCCGACGACACGGTCATTGTGGCGCTGGGGGAATTCGGGCGCACGGCCCGGGAAAACGGATTCGGCGGCACGGACAACGGCCAGGGCGGCGTGATGCTGGCGCTCGGCGGTCCGGTGGCCGGCGGCCGGCTCTACGGCGACTGGCCGGGGCTGGCCGGGCACAGGTTGGCCGGCGGGCACGACATCCCCGTGGCCACGGACTGGCGCGACGTGATCGCCGGCATTGCCGTGCGCCATCTGGGCCTGCCCGAAAGCAGGCTCGGCGATGTCTTCCCCGGGTACAAGCTGGCCAAGGACGGACCAAAGATCGTTGCCTGA
- a CDS encoding DUF1800 domain-containing protein, translated as MSRNFPSAFRRIAVGLFALLAALFLGGVVAAAAAGAPSASDKAAQAVSRLTYGPTPGLLKAVAAMGVPAFIDSQLAYEKLDDPPALAKALEKLPSESMDTVHLFREYGPSAASAAKPGPEAMRRTFDRAGEVALEAANARLLRAIWSRRQLYELMVAFWSDHFSLGAKKGLAHLWVGSFEREAIRPHAMGKFLDLLMATATHPAMLIARDNWKNVVHRENGAAAKEALDPTYAAILIAHQTLGPGGPQKPADTVALARILTGWRVGAARGASESGGFNFDVDLHDPSDKVLLGHTIKGTGLSEGVAALRILASHPATAKNICRKLAVYFLADEPPAALVSRMVATFGKTDGDIRETLRTLFTSREFFDPKYMGNRFKPPLRQVVSAARAVGAKATDAAALAGALAGLGQPLYAADGPEGYPVAAAHWQKPDAIMRRVTFAGDLAAGHIPGLGITPKKLDVFELAVTLGPTVSEAAKKTAAKAGPAVLLAAPDFMRY; from the coding sequence ATGTCGCGCAACTTCCCGTCCGCGTTTCGCCGCATCGCCGTGGGCCTTTTCGCCCTGCTGGCGGCCTTGTTTCTTGGCGGGGTTGTCGCGGCCGCCGCGGCTGGCGCGCCATCGGCCAGCGACAAGGCGGCCCAGGCCGTAAGCCGCCTGACCTACGGCCCCACGCCGGGGCTCCTCAAAGCCGTCGCCGCCATGGGCGTGCCGGCCTTTATCGACAGCCAGCTTGCCTACGAAAAGCTGGACGACCCGCCGGCGCTGGCCAAGGCCCTGGAAAAGCTCCCCAGCGAGTCCATGGACACCGTGCATCTGTTCCGGGAATACGGCCCCTCGGCCGCCTCCGCCGCCAAGCCGGGGCCCGAAGCCATGCGCCGCACCTTCGACCGGGCCGGCGAGGTGGCCCTGGAGGCGGCGAACGCCCGACTCCTGCGCGCCATCTGGTCCCGGCGGCAACTCTACGAACTCATGGTCGCCTTTTGGAGCGACCACTTCAGCCTGGGCGCGAAAAAGGGCCTGGCCCACCTCTGGGTCGGCTCCTTCGAGCGCGAGGCCATCCGCCCCCACGCCATGGGCAAGTTTCTCGACCTGCTTATGGCCACGGCCACGCACCCGGCCATGCTCATCGCCCGGGACAACTGGAAAAACGTGGTCCACCGCGAAAACGGCGCGGCGGCAAAGGAAGCCCTCGACCCGACCTACGCCGCCATCCTCATCGCCCACCAGACCCTCGGCCCGGGTGGTCCGCAAAAGCCGGCCGACACCGTGGCCCTGGCCCGCATCCTCACCGGCTGGCGCGTGGGCGCGGCCCGGGGAGCGTCGGAGTCGGGCGGATTCAATTTCGACGTTGACCTGCACGATCCATCCGACAAAGTGCTGCTCGGGCACACGATCAAAGGCACCGGCCTGTCCGAGGGCGTGGCCGCCCTGCGCATCCTGGCCAGCCACCCGGCCACGGCCAAAAACATCTGTCGCAAGCTGGCCGTCTATTTCCTGGCCGACGAGCCGCCGGCCGCCCTCGTTTCCCGCATGGTCGCGACCTTCGGCAAGACCGACGGCGACATCCGCGAAACCCTGCGCACGCTGTTCACCAGTCGCGAATTTTTCGACCCGAAATACATGGGCAACCGGTTCAAGCCGCCCCTGCGCCAGGTCGTTTCGGCCGCCCGGGCCGTGGGCGCCAAGGCCACGGACGCCGCCGCCCTGGCCGGTGCCCTGGCCGGCCTTGGCCAGCCGCTCTATGCGGCCGACGGCCCGGAAGGCTATCCCGTGGCCGCCGCCCATTGGCAGAAACCGGACGCCATCATGCGCCGCGTGACCTTTGCCGGCGACCTCGCCGCCGGGCATATCCCGGGCCTTGGCATCACGCCCAAAAAACTCGACGTGTTCGAGCTGGCCGTGACCCTGGGTCCCACCGTGTCCGAGGCAGCGAAGAAAACGGCGGCCAAGGCCGGACCGGCCGTGCTGTTGGCCGCGCCCGATTTCATGCGGTATTAA
- a CDS encoding glycosyltransferase family 39 protein: MGSMKSKSSAFFERSIPLAVMLLFGVLYIALSRSKALLLDEFIMLLTAKRPFLEGLLQTQDYSAPLYQLLLRVFAPQPHPSELVLRLPSAIAGVLCLFASWSLVKRYVNGFLAFIFLILLGLNPFFMQWATMARPYTLYGLLFVLCLYFSCATIRSYSDNKVLFFIGSSVLLCYATYIGIPVVCLFVATTALLIPERPNTSRFLKFNILTVIGLVPVLFLLSRYLLEGVPALHGDWIVRPDWLDFLVAMRFAQYFGDLYAGAIFFTFFVLGLTFYIHNETIYQRASAKDGAAYFIVKNFCEQRVIWLYISLFVFSLFFVINAISFVFPIYVARYGFPVLILLLFCFCMLIENFPRVTQYALLCIVLTLTLSHLDATFQSTRNTIILAGLKTRELAAAGLPVHLLNWKHGTDWRSPEAFGLQYYGFDVRNFRFIDLDYGNAHTKVKDDGFLKENPHGAILVYGYMRDVIADFFGKRHVPFKREGLADYTIFLY, encoded by the coding sequence ATGGGAAGTATGAAAAGTAAAAGCAGTGCCTTTTTTGAAAGAAGCATCCCCTTGGCCGTGATGCTCCTTTTCGGCGTTCTCTATATCGCTCTTTCCAGGAGCAAGGCCCTCCTGCTTGACGAATTTATCATGCTGCTGACCGCCAAGCGACCTTTTCTCGAAGGGCTCTTGCAGACACAGGATTATTCCGCTCCTCTCTACCAGCTCCTGTTGCGCGTGTTCGCGCCGCAGCCGCATCCGTCCGAGCTTGTCCTGCGCTTGCCCTCCGCCATCGCCGGGGTGCTTTGCCTGTTTGCGTCCTGGAGCCTCGTGAAAAGATATGTAAACGGCTTTCTGGCGTTTATCTTTCTCATTCTTTTGGGTCTCAATCCTTTTTTCATGCAATGGGCCACCATGGCCCGGCCCTATACGCTTTACGGTCTTTTGTTTGTCCTCTGCCTATATTTTTCTTGTGCGACAATACGTTCGTACTCGGATAATAAGGTCCTTTTTTTCATAGGCAGTAGTGTTCTTTTGTGTTATGCGACGTACATCGGCATTCCTGTTGTTTGCCTTTTTGTCGCGACAACCGCGCTTCTCATTCCCGAACGACCGAACACGTCCCGGTTTTTAAAGTTCAATATCCTGACCGTCATCGGCCTTGTTCCTGTCCTCTTTTTGCTCTCCAGGTACCTTCTGGAGGGTGTCCCCGCCCTGCACGGGGATTGGATCGTCCGGCCGGATTGGCTTGATTTTCTTGTGGCCATGCGCTTCGCGCAATATTTCGGCGATCTTTACGCTGGTGCCATCTTCTTTACTTTTTTTGTGCTGGGTCTTACATTTTATATCCATAATGAAACGATTTATCAGAGAGCATCCGCCAAAGACGGGGCTGCCTATTTTATTGTAAAAAATTTTTGTGAGCAGCGTGTGATCTGGCTGTATATCTCTCTTTTCGTATTTTCCCTTTTCTTTGTCATCAATGCCATCTCATTCGTTTTTCCAATTTATGTCGCAAGGTATGGATTCCCTGTTCTCATTTTACTGCTCTTTTGCTTTTGCATGCTTATCGAAAACTTTCCGCGCGTTACCCAATACGCGCTGCTGTGCATCGTCCTCACCCTGACCCTGTCGCACCTTGACGCGACGTTTCAAAGCACGAGGAACACCATCATCCTCGCCGGTTTGAAGACGCGGGAGCTAGCCGCCGCCGGCCTGCCCGTCCATCTCCTCAACTGGAAGCACGGAACAGACTGGCGCTCCCCCGAAGCCTTCGGCCTGCAATACTACGGCTTTGACGTGCGCAACTTCCGGTTCATCGACCTCGATTACGGCAACGCCCACACCAAGGTGAAGGATGACGGGTTCTTGAAGGAAAATCCCCACGGCGCCATCCTCGTCTACGGATACATGCGCGATGTCATCGCCGATTTTTTCGGCAAACGCCATGTGCCGTTCAAACGGGAGGGCCTGGCGGACTATACCATTTTCCTCTATTGA
- a CDS encoding phenylacetate--CoA ligase family protein encodes MRECFEPEFETMDRADLAQLQLERLQETLMRVSRNVPLYRNRFAERDIDPEAFTDLADVKNLPFTTKADLREAYPYGLFAVPLREVVRLHASSGTTGKPVVAGYTRNDVKTWSRLVGRVLVAAGASQDDVVQIALGYGLFTGGMGFHYGAEAVGAAVIPASSGGTRRQAAIMQDYRTSVFVATPSYALHLAEVLAAMDINVNSLSLRFGLFGAETWTEAMRAAIEDRLKLTATDNYGLSEIMGPGVAGECLEKSGMHVSEDHFLIEIVDPGTGEPVPDGEEGELVITTLTKEAFPMVRFRTGDVTRILPGPCPCGRTMRRIGRIVGRSDDMLIIRGVNVFPSRVESLLLEVEGTTPNYRIVVARDGALDEALLEVEPTEELLFDRVAEHQTLVDKLERRLASELGVGIAVRLVEPGSLARSQEGKTIRVVDRRGLSAGGKR; translated from the coding sequence ATGCGCGAATGCTTCGAGCCCGAGTTCGAGACCATGGACCGGGCCGATCTGGCCCAGCTGCAACTGGAGAGGCTCCAGGAGACGCTGATGCGCGTGTCGCGCAACGTGCCGCTGTATCGCAATCGGTTCGCCGAGCGCGACATCGACCCCGAGGCCTTCACCGATCTGGCCGATGTAAAAAACCTGCCCTTTACCACCAAGGCCGATCTGCGCGAGGCCTATCCCTACGGACTTTTCGCCGTGCCCCTGCGCGAGGTGGTGCGGCTTCACGCCTCGTCCGGCACGACGGGCAAGCCCGTGGTCGCGGGCTACACCCGAAACGACGTCAAAACCTGGTCCCGGCTGGTGGGGCGGGTGCTGGTCGCGGCCGGGGCCAGCCAGGACGACGTGGTCCAGATCGCGCTGGGCTACGGGCTTTTCACCGGCGGCATGGGCTTTCATTACGGGGCCGAGGCCGTGGGCGCGGCCGTGATTCCGGCCAGTAGCGGCGGCACGCGCCGTCAGGCGGCCATCATGCAGGATTACCGCACCTCGGTCTTCGTGGCCACACCGAGCTACGCCCTGCATCTGGCCGAAGTCCTTGCGGCCATGGACATCAACGTCAATTCTCTGTCCCTGCGCTTCGGGCTTTTCGGGGCCGAGACCTGGACCGAGGCCATGCGCGCCGCCATCGAGGACCGTCTCAAGCTCACGGCCACGGACAATTACGGCTTAAGCGAAATCATGGGCCCGGGCGTGGCCGGCGAATGCCTGGAAAAATCCGGCATGCACGTCAGCGAAGACCATTTCCTCATCGAGATCGTGGACCCGGGCACGGGCGAGCCGGTTCCCGACGGCGAGGAAGGGGAGCTGGTCATCACCACGCTCACCAAGGAAGCCTTTCCCATGGTCCGCTTCCGTACCGGCGACGTCACCCGCATCCTCCCCGGGCCGTGCCCCTGCGGCCGCACCATGCGCCGCATCGGCCGCATTGTCGGGCGCAGCGACGACATGCTCATCATCCGGGGCGTCAACGTGTTCCCTTCGCGGGTGGAATCGCTGTTGCTCGAGGTCGAGGGCACGACCCCCAACTACCGCATCGTCGTTGCCCGCGACGGGGCCCTCGACGAGGCGCTGCTCGAGGTGGAGCCCACCGAGGAGCTGCTTTTCGACCGTGTGGCCGAGCATCAAACGCTTGTGGACAAGCTCGAGCGCCGGCTGGCCTCGGAGCTTGGCGTGGGCATCGCCGTGCGCCTGGTGGAGCCGGGGAGCCTGGCCCGAAGCCAGGAAGGCAAGACCATCCGCGTCGTGGACCGTCGGGGCCTGTCGGCCGGGGGCAAGCGGTAA
- a CDS encoding ABC transporter ATP-binding protein, with protein sequence MLTLRNVDIHYGRVHAVRRVSLHVAPGEIVALIGANGAGKTTLLSAISGLLRVSAGEVLFDGRSIAGVKPERIVRLGLSHVPERRLVFGPMTVEDNLLLGAYSRYKRREALADRDAMYDMFPVLAERRGQQAAALSGGEQQMLAIGRALMARPRCLLLDEPGMGLAPQVCKEIFRHVGELRRDKGLTVLLVEQNAKSALAVADRGYVLETGRVLLSGTSEQLLANHDVRRAYLGREKDA encoded by the coding sequence ATGCTCACCTTGCGCAACGTCGATATCCATTACGGCCGGGTGCATGCGGTGCGCCGGGTGTCGCTGCATGTGGCCCCGGGCGAGATCGTGGCGCTTATCGGGGCCAACGGCGCGGGCAAGACCACGCTTTTATCCGCCATCTCCGGGCTGCTGCGCGTTTCCGCCGGCGAAGTGCTCTTCGACGGCCGCTCCATCGCCGGGGTGAAGCCCGAGCGCATCGTGCGCCTGGGCCTGTCCCATGTGCCGGAGCGGCGGCTGGTGTTCGGGCCGATGACCGTGGAGGACAACCTGCTGCTCGGCGCCTATTCGCGGTATAAGCGGCGCGAGGCGCTGGCGGACCGGGACGCGATGTACGACATGTTTCCGGTCCTGGCCGAGCGTCGGGGACAGCAGGCGGCGGCGCTTTCCGGCGGCGAGCAGCAGATGCTGGCCATCGGGCGGGCGCTGATGGCCAGGCCGCGCTGCCTGCTCCTCGACGAGCCCGGCATGGGGCTGGCCCCGCAGGTGTGCAAGGAGATATTCCGTCACGTGGGCGAGCTGCGCCGCGACAAGGGGCTCACTGTGCTTTTGGTCGAGCAGAATGCCAAGAGCGCCCTGGCCGTGGCCGACCGGGGCTATGTGCTGGAGACGGGCCGGGTGCTTCTCTCCGGCACCTCCGAGCAGCTTTTGGCCAATCATGACGTGCGACGGGCCTATCTGGGGCGGGAAAAGGACGCATAG
- a CDS encoding ABC transporter ATP-binding protein: MTALLDVAGVTVRFGGIHALTEADFAIAAGSVTSLIGPNGAGKTTMLNVITGMTHIDDGRVFLDGGDIATLPPHKRAAAGVVRTFQNLEVFTSMSVLENVMTGRHAHTRYSIAASLLRARSFRRAEAACRERALFCLDFVGLSAERDTPAGDLPYGKQRLLEIARGLAADPKLLLLDEPAAGLNSKETARLGDLIMAIRDRLGVTIGLVEHDMDLVMRISDHVTVLNFGHPLADGTPEQVQANPEVVRAYLGEDD, encoded by the coding sequence GTGACGGCGCTGCTCGACGTTGCCGGCGTCACCGTGCGCTTTGGCGGCATCCACGCCCTGACCGAAGCGGATTTCGCCATCGCCGCGGGCTCGGTCACCTCGCTTATTGGCCCCAACGGCGCGGGCAAGACCACCATGCTCAACGTGATCACGGGCATGACGCACATCGACGACGGCAGGGTCTTTCTGGACGGCGGCGACATCGCAACGCTACCGCCGCACAAGCGGGCCGCCGCCGGCGTGGTGCGCACCTTCCAGAACCTGGAAGTCTTCACCTCCATGTCCGTGCTCGAAAACGTCATGACCGGCCGCCATGCCCATACGCGCTACTCCATCGCCGCAAGCCTGCTGCGCGCCCGGTCCTTTCGCCGGGCCGAGGCCGCCTGCCGCGAGCGCGCCCTTTTCTGCCTGGATTTCGTAGGGCTTTCCGCCGAACGCGACACCCCGGCCGGCGACCTGCCTTACGGCAAACAGCGCCTGCTGGAGATCGCCCGGGGCCTGGCCGCCGACCCGAAACTGCTGCTCCTCGACGAGCCCGCCGCCGGCCTCAACTCCAAGGAGACGGCCCGGCTCGGCGACCTGATCATGGCCATCCGCGACAGGCTCGGCGTCACCATCGGCCTTGTGGAGCACGACATGGACCTCGTCATGCGCATAAGCGACCATGTCACCGTGCTCAATTTCGGCCATCCCCTGGCCGACGGCACCCCCGAGCAGGTGCAGGCGAACCCGGAAGTGGTCCGGGCTTACCTCGGCGAGGACGACTGA
- a CDS encoding branched-chain amino acid ABC transporter permease translates to MKRPLLGRNIVQAGLFLVLLLAVPYLLPNDYYLSICILGCLSAIIAVGLNLLMGYAGQISLGHAAFYGIGAYVTAICTTRFGLPIPVGMAAGVALAMVVAWVMAAPILKLKGHYLAMATLGFGIIVAIVFNEAVDLTGGPSGYVGIPRLSLLGFDFDSDRSYYNLVAVVLSLVVLVSLNLMRSRTGRALRALHVSEKAAASLGVDIAAHKRFVFVLSAGLAGLAGVLYAHYLSFIAPASFGFGVSVQLVVMVVLGGMANVWGSVVGALFLTALPEALREFEDIDILVYGAILVLTIMYLPDGLTGGLGRLFRKLRRVGAGEAR, encoded by the coding sequence ATGAAGCGTCCGCTTCTCGGCCGCAACATCGTCCAGGCCGGGCTTTTTCTGGTCCTGCTCCTGGCCGTGCCGTACCTGCTGCCCAACGACTATTACCTGAGCATCTGCATCCTCGGCTGCTTAAGCGCCATCATCGCCGTGGGGCTCAATCTGCTCATGGGCTACGCCGGCCAGATTTCGCTCGGCCACGCGGCTTTCTACGGCATCGGGGCGTATGTCACGGCCATCTGCACCACGCGTTTCGGCCTGCCCATCCCCGTGGGCATGGCGGCCGGGGTGGCGCTGGCCATGGTCGTGGCCTGGGTCATGGCCGCGCCCATTTTGAAGCTCAAGGGCCACTACCTGGCCATGGCCACGCTGGGGTTCGGCATTATCGTGGCCATTGTCTTCAACGAGGCCGTGGACCTGACCGGCGGCCCGTCGGGCTACGTCGGCATTCCGCGCCTGTCGCTTCTGGGCTTCGATTTCGATTCCGACCGCAGCTATTACAACCTCGTGGCCGTGGTGCTGTCCCTGGTGGTGCTCGTCTCGCTCAATCTCATGCGCTCGCGCACCGGCCGGGCGCTACGGGCCCTGCACGTCAGCGAAAAGGCCGCCGCCTCGCTCGGCGTCGACATCGCCGCCCACAAGCGCTTCGTCTTCGTGCTTTCGGCCGGGCTGGCGGGACTCGCCGGCGTGCTCTACGCCCATTACCTGAGCTTCATCGCCCCGGCCTCCTTCGGCTTCGGCGTCTCCGTGCAGCTCGTGGTCATGGTGGTGCTCGGCGGCATGGCCAACGTCTGGGGTTCGGTTGTTGGCGCGCTGTTTCTGACCGCGCTGCCCGAGGCGCTGCGCGAGTTCGAGGATATCGACATCCTGGTCTACGGCGCGATTTTGGTGCTCACCATCATGTACCTGCCGGACGGCCTGACCGGCGGCCTGGGGCGGCTTTTCCGCAAACTGCGCCGCGTCGGCGCGGGGGAAGCCAGGTGA
- a CDS encoding branched-chain amino acid ABC transporter permease — protein sequence MLSGAPQYLVSGLTQGAAYGLIGLGFTMIFNTTGIINFAQGEFVMLGGMLSVAFSGLGLPLPVAVLAACLATAVVGALMERLTIRPLAGAPAINAVIITIGVSILLRGGAMLVFGKDTVSLPAFSGVKPILALGAAIQPQSLWVLAVTLALLAALKLYFSATIQGKAMLACACQKKAASLVGISVARMALLSFGISGLIGAAAGAILAPITMTAYDVGMMLGLKGFAACILGGLGNPFGAAAGGLVLGVLEAFGAGYVSSGYKDAFAFIILLLLLFVKPSGLFGKAGVDRV from the coding sequence ATGCTGTCGGGCGCGCCGCAATATCTCGTGTCGGGACTCACCCAGGGGGCCGCTTACGGCCTGATCGGGCTTGGGTTCACGATGATTTTCAACACCACGGGCATCATCAACTTCGCCCAGGGCGAGTTCGTGATGCTCGGCGGCATGTTGTCGGTGGCTTTTTCGGGCCTCGGGCTGCCGCTTCCCGTGGCGGTGCTGGCCGCCTGTCTGGCCACGGCCGTGGTCGGCGCGCTCATGGAGCGGCTCACCATCCGGCCCCTGGCCGGCGCGCCGGCCATAAACGCCGTCATCATCACCATCGGCGTCTCGATCCTGCTTCGGGGCGGGGCCATGCTGGTTTTCGGCAAGGACACGGTCTCGTTGCCGGCCTTTTCCGGGGTCAAGCCGATATTGGCCCTGGGCGCGGCCATCCAGCCCCAGAGCCTGTGGGTCCTGGCCGTGACCTTGGCCCTGCTTGCCGCGCTCAAGCTGTATTTTTCCGCCACCATCCAGGGCAAGGCCATGCTGGCCTGCGCCTGTCAGAAAAAGGCGGCCAGTCTGGTCGGGATCTCCGTGGCCAGGATGGCGCTTTTATCCTTCGGCATAAGCGGGCTGATCGGCGCGGCGGCCGGGGCGATACTGGCCCCCATCACCATGACCGCCTACGACGTGGGCATGATGCTCGGGCTCAAGGGCTTTGCCGCCTGCATCCTGGGCGGGCTCGGCAATCCCTTTGGCGCGGCGGCCGGGGGACTCGTGCTCGGGGTGCTCGAGGCCTTTGGTGCGGGGTACGTGTCCTCGGGCTACAAGGACGCCTTCGCCTTCATCATTTTGCTCCTGCTGCTGTTCGTCAAACCGTCGGGGCTTTTCGGCAAGGCCGGGGTGGACCGGGTATGA